Proteins from a single region of Arctopsyche grandis isolate Sample6627 chromosome 1, ASM5162203v2, whole genome shotgun sequence:
- the LOC143915252 gene encoding uncharacterized protein LOC143915252 — protein MQSNPCVGSEMKNRLLHILSTSKYKKRIIVEIKNIFRKQINSERRLEVIDNPTDLICILEKRNCFTFNHLNVFVDLIHFFNINDLDTVHLTEHNETDNDHNNPIANNTENPAVRNDMDKKKKVYDLLKNEIGDHWSEFARCLSVQESEIDRLSSQHSNCAHLIVPDIMKIYEETSEPSKWHINIMKALEKCRRNNLKYKVNEILTWNT, from the exons ATGCAATCAAATCCTTGTGTCGGTTCTGAAATGAAAAATCGTTTATTGCACATACTGTCAACGAGCAAATATAAAAAGAGGATTAtcgttgaaattaaaaatatatttcgcaAACAAATAAACTCTGAGAGAAGACTTGAAGTCATTGACAATCCAActgatttaatatgtatattagaaaaaAGGAATTGTTTCACTTTTAATCATCTGAATGTGTTTGTGGATTTGatacatttcttcaatattAATGATTTAGATACGGTCCATCTAACGGAACACAATGAAACTGACAATG ATCACAACAATCCAATTGCGAACAATACTGAAAATCCTGCAGTCAGGAATGATATGGACAAGAAGAAAAAAGTTTACGATTTGCTGAAAAACGAAATAGGCGACCATTGGAGTGAGTTCGCAAGATGTCTCTCAGTTCAAGAATCGGAAATCGATCGTTTATCGTCTCAGCATTCTAATTGTGCACACCTGATCGTTCCTGATATTATGAAGATTTACGAAGAAACTTCAGAGCCATCGAAAtggcatataaatataatgaaagctTTAGAAAAGTGTCGtagaaataatttgaaatataaagttAATGAGATTCTAACgtggaatacataa
- the LOC143915198 gene encoding fas-associated death domain protein-like: MVSDLQRYESLKNIILNYLTTAANEMQVINWIKEKHKMCICFDRRSEDIKTSLSLLRILEKRNCLSAHFTKPLECIIVLLNNPTELLNSIQSYNATVCSSRKNIMCKDQHALPNYSEFTKSKKQKIHELLSEELGKSWRNLARSLSIKEADIDMLNERHPTDVKLKILDMLKLFENQTDPMRWLKVLCDGLKESRRTDLKTKIINIHNS; this comes from the exons ATGGTTTCAGATTTACAACGCTATGAATCgttaaaaaatatcatacttAACTATCTTACGACTGCCGCAAATGAAATGCAAGTAATAAATTGGATAAAAGAGAAACACAAAATGTGTATTTGTTTCGATAGAAGATCAGAAGACATAAAAACGTCTCTGTCGCTGTTACGCATTTTAGAAAAGAGAAACTGCCTCTCTGCACACTTCACCAAACCATTGGAATGTATCATAGTTTTGTTAAATAATCCCACTGAACTGTTAAATAGTATTCAAAGTTACAATGCAACCGTTTGTAGTTCTAGGAAAAATATAATGTGTAAag ATCAACACGCTCTTCCAAATTACTCAGAATTTACAAAAAGCAAAAAGCAAAAAATCCACGAATTACTCTCGGAAGAATTGGGCAAAAGTTGGAGAAATTTAGCAAGGAGTTTGTCGATCAAAGAAGCCGATATTGATATGTTAAACGAACGACATCCCACAGATgtgaaactgaaaattttagACATGTTGAAACTATTTGAGAATCAAACAGACCCGATGAGATGGCTTAAAGTTTTATGCGACGGACTAAAGGAATCCCGCAGAAccgatttgaaaacaaaaataataaacattcacAATTCTTAA
- the LOC143914826 gene encoding sphingomyelin synthase-related protein 1-like isoform X2, which yields MATASASSSTEDWSAGEVSAWANSAGFSAEVVRMLDGLEGASLLAVTEADLRHEPFSRCSFSERKRLAVSLRALHHLSSSTTTTTCTSTSTSTLHCDCNCNCNCNFNFECTRTRTRTHTCSHSHSRSRSRSRSCSCPRIASSSRHHHHHHHHHNRTNLHVAHSDEPEPEVRSRFEGTASRLKPEVWKAFLSLCYVFLVTWVTAVVMVIVHDKVPDMKKYPPLPDLFLDNVPHIPWAFDMCEITGSILMAIWMVVLLFHKHRFILLRRFFALSGTVFLLRCITMLITSLSVPGGHLKCAPRSYPSDVELYSNWSRRLSQAYAIWTGAGMSVRGVRTCGDYMFSGHTVALTLLNFFITEYTSRSLYVLHIVTWLMNMFGIFFILAAHEHYSIDVFIAFYITSRLFLYYHTLSNNQALMQGDSLRTRIWFPLLSFFESEVDGIVPNEYESPLTLLYVMKAWIVQMFRDLSETSVVRFAADRSNMEKTQGYRNESSDKDVQASVDDSVHHLHYCTDAGCQLDKVFHVSANADTLKKDD from the exons ATGGCGACGGCGTCAGCGTCATCGTCGACGGAGGATTGGAGCGCGGGTGAAGTGAGCGCGTGGGCCAACTCGGCTGGCTTCTCCGCCGAGGTTGTTCGCATGCTGGACGGCCTGGAGGGCGCCTCCCTGCTGGCCGTCACGGAAGCGGATCTGCGCCACGAGCCCTTCTCGCGCTGCTCCTTCTCCGAGAGGAAGCGCCTCGCTGTCAGCCTCCGCGCTCTCCACCATCTCTCctcctccaccaccaccaccacctgcACCTCCACCTCCACCTCCACTCTTCACTGCGACTGCAACTGCAACTGCAACTGCAACTTCAACTTCGAGTgcacccgcacccgcacccgcacccACACCTGCTCCCATTCCCattcccgctcccgttcccgttccagatCCTGCTCCTGCCCTCGTATAGCCTCGTCTTCccgccaccaccaccaccaccaccatcaCCACAACCGCACGAACCTCCACGTCGCACATTCGGACGAACCGGAACCGGAAGTGCGTTCCCGCTTCGAAGGCACGGCCTCCCGACTCAAGCCCGAAGTCTGGAAGGCGTTCCTCAGCCTCT GCTATGTGTTTCTGGTAACTTGGGTGACGGCCGTCGTGATGGTGATCGTCCACGATAAAGTTCCCGACATGAAGAAATATCCACCGCTGCCTGATCTTTTCCTCGACAACGTTCCCCACATACCGTGGGCATTCGACATGTGCGAAATCACCGGATCGATCCTCATGGCCATATGGATGGTCGTTTTGCTGTTTCATAAACACAG ATTCATTCTGCTGAGGCGTTTCTTCGCGCTGTCAGGTACCGTGTTCCTGCTCAGGTGCATCACCATGTTGATCACATCACTGAGTGTGCCTGGTGGACATCTCAAGTGTGCTCCGCGAAGCTATCCGTCGGACGTGGAGCTGTATTCGAATTGGAGCAGACGGCTAAGCCAAGCATACGCCATCTGGACGGGGGCCGGGATGTCTGTACGTGGTGTGAGGACGTGCGGTGATTATATGTTCTCCGGCCATACGGTGGCCCTGACGttgcttaattttttcattactgAAT ATACGTCGAGGAGTTTGTACGTTTTGCATATAGTAACGTGGTTGATGAATATGTTTGGCATATTTTTCATACTGGCCGCTCACGAGCACTACTCGATAGACGTGTTTATCGCGTTTTACATTACGTCTCGTCTGTTCTTGTACTATCACACCTTATCCAACAATCAAGCTCTCATGCAAGGGGACTCTCTGAG GACCCGGATATGGTTTCCGTTGTTGTCGTTTTTCGAAAGCGAAGTGGACGGAATAGTGCCGAACGAGTATGAAAGTCCGTTGACGCTTTTGTACGTGATGAAAGCGTGGATCGTACAGATGTTCCGTGACTTGAGCGAAACGTCCGTCGTACGATTTGCAG CCGACAGATCGAATATGGAGAAGACGCAGGGCTATCGGAACGAATCGTCCGACAAGGATGTTCAAGCGTCCGTCGACGACTCGGTCCACCACCTTCACTATTGCACCGATGCTGGGTGTCAACTCGATAAAGTGTTTCACGTGTCGGCGAACGCCGACACGCTAAAGAAAGACGATTGA
- the LOC143914826 gene encoding ceramide phosphoethanolamine synthase-like isoform X1 → MATASASSSTEDWSAGEVSAWANSAGFSAEVVRMLDGLEGASLLAVTEADLRHEPFSRCSFSERKRLAVSLRALHHLSSSTTTTTCTSTSTSTLHCDCNCNCNCNFNFECTRTRTRTHTCSHSHSRSRSRSRSCSCPRIASSSRHHHHHHHHHNRTNLHVAHSDEPEPEVRSRFEGTASRLKPEVWKAFLSLCYVFLVTWVTAVVMVIVHDKVPDMKKYPPLPDLFLDNVPHIPWAFDMCEITGSILMAIWMVVLLFHKHRFILLRRFFALSGTVFLLRCITMLITSLSVPGGHLKCAPRSYPSDVELYSNWSRRLSQAYAIWTGAGMSVRGVRTCGDYMFSGHTVALTLLNFFITEYTSRSLYVLHIVTWLMNMFGIFFILAAHEHYSIDVFIAFYITSRLFLYYHTLSNNQALMQGDSLRTRIWFPLLSFFESEVDGIVPNEYESPLTLLYVMKAWIVQMFRDLSETSVVRFAGNSLSQQAAMVDFSVARMLDNLKRNLSAADRSNMEKTQGYRNESSDKDVQASVDDSVHHLHYCTDAGCQLDKVFHVSANADTLKKDD, encoded by the exons ATGGCGACGGCGTCAGCGTCATCGTCGACGGAGGATTGGAGCGCGGGTGAAGTGAGCGCGTGGGCCAACTCGGCTGGCTTCTCCGCCGAGGTTGTTCGCATGCTGGACGGCCTGGAGGGCGCCTCCCTGCTGGCCGTCACGGAAGCGGATCTGCGCCACGAGCCCTTCTCGCGCTGCTCCTTCTCCGAGAGGAAGCGCCTCGCTGTCAGCCTCCGCGCTCTCCACCATCTCTCctcctccaccaccaccaccacctgcACCTCCACCTCCACCTCCACTCTTCACTGCGACTGCAACTGCAACTGCAACTGCAACTTCAACTTCGAGTgcacccgcacccgcacccgcacccACACCTGCTCCCATTCCCattcccgctcccgttcccgttccagatCCTGCTCCTGCCCTCGTATAGCCTCGTCTTCccgccaccaccaccaccaccaccatcaCCACAACCGCACGAACCTCCACGTCGCACATTCGGACGAACCGGAACCGGAAGTGCGTTCCCGCTTCGAAGGCACGGCCTCCCGACTCAAGCCCGAAGTCTGGAAGGCGTTCCTCAGCCTCT GCTATGTGTTTCTGGTAACTTGGGTGACGGCCGTCGTGATGGTGATCGTCCACGATAAAGTTCCCGACATGAAGAAATATCCACCGCTGCCTGATCTTTTCCTCGACAACGTTCCCCACATACCGTGGGCATTCGACATGTGCGAAATCACCGGATCGATCCTCATGGCCATATGGATGGTCGTTTTGCTGTTTCATAAACACAG ATTCATTCTGCTGAGGCGTTTCTTCGCGCTGTCAGGTACCGTGTTCCTGCTCAGGTGCATCACCATGTTGATCACATCACTGAGTGTGCCTGGTGGACATCTCAAGTGTGCTCCGCGAAGCTATCCGTCGGACGTGGAGCTGTATTCGAATTGGAGCAGACGGCTAAGCCAAGCATACGCCATCTGGACGGGGGCCGGGATGTCTGTACGTGGTGTGAGGACGTGCGGTGATTATATGTTCTCCGGCCATACGGTGGCCCTGACGttgcttaattttttcattactgAAT ATACGTCGAGGAGTTTGTACGTTTTGCATATAGTAACGTGGTTGATGAATATGTTTGGCATATTTTTCATACTGGCCGCTCACGAGCACTACTCGATAGACGTGTTTATCGCGTTTTACATTACGTCTCGTCTGTTCTTGTACTATCACACCTTATCCAACAATCAAGCTCTCATGCAAGGGGACTCTCTGAG GACCCGGATATGGTTTCCGTTGTTGTCGTTTTTCGAAAGCGAAGTGGACGGAATAGTGCCGAACGAGTATGAAAGTCCGTTGACGCTTTTGTACGTGATGAAAGCGTGGATCGTACAGATGTTCCGTGACTTGAGCGAAACGTCCGTCGTACGATTTGCAGGTAATTCCTTGAGCCAACAAGCGGCTATGGTTGATTTTTCTGTAGCTCGAATGTTAGATAACTTAAAGAGGAATTTAAGCGCAGCCGACAGATCGAATATGGAGAAGACGCAGGGCTATCGGAACGAATCGTCCGACAAGGATGTTCAAGCGTCCGTCGACGACTCGGTCCACCACCTTCACTATTGCACCGATGCTGGGTGTCAACTCGATAAAGTGTTTCACGTGTCGGCGAACGCCGACACGCTAAAGAAAGACGATTGA
- the LOC143914826 gene encoding sphingomyelin synthase-related protein 1-like isoform X3 produces MATASASSSTEDWSAGEVSAWANSAGFSAEVVRMLDGLEGASLLAVTEADLRHEPFSRCSFSERKRLAVSLRALHHLSSSTTTTTCTSTSTSTLHCDCNCNCNCNFNFECTRTRTRTHTCSHSHSRSRSRSRSCSCPRIASSSRHHHHHHHHHNRTNLHVAHSDEPEPEVRSRFEGTASRLKPEVWKAFLSLCYVFLVTWVTAVVMVIVHDKVPDMKKYPPLPDLFLDNVPHIPWAFDMCEITGSILMAIWMVVLLFHKHRFILLRRFFALSGTVFLLRCITMLITSLSVPGGHLKCAPRSYPSDVELYSNWSRRLSQAYAIWTGAGMSVRGVRTCGDYMFSGHTVALTLLNFFITEYTSRSLYVLHIVTWLMNMFGIFFILAAHEHYSIDVFIAFYITSRLFLYYHTLSNNQALMQGDSLRTRIWFPLLSFFESEVDGIVPNEYESPLTLLYVMKAWIVQMFRDLSETSVVRFAAQPTDRIWRRRRAIGTNRPTRMFKRPSTTRSTTFTIAPMLGVNSIKCFTCRRTPTR; encoded by the exons ATGGCGACGGCGTCAGCGTCATCGTCGACGGAGGATTGGAGCGCGGGTGAAGTGAGCGCGTGGGCCAACTCGGCTGGCTTCTCCGCCGAGGTTGTTCGCATGCTGGACGGCCTGGAGGGCGCCTCCCTGCTGGCCGTCACGGAAGCGGATCTGCGCCACGAGCCCTTCTCGCGCTGCTCCTTCTCCGAGAGGAAGCGCCTCGCTGTCAGCCTCCGCGCTCTCCACCATCTCTCctcctccaccaccaccaccacctgcACCTCCACCTCCACCTCCACTCTTCACTGCGACTGCAACTGCAACTGCAACTGCAACTTCAACTTCGAGTgcacccgcacccgcacccgcacccACACCTGCTCCCATTCCCattcccgctcccgttcccgttccagatCCTGCTCCTGCCCTCGTATAGCCTCGTCTTCccgccaccaccaccaccaccaccatcaCCACAACCGCACGAACCTCCACGTCGCACATTCGGACGAACCGGAACCGGAAGTGCGTTCCCGCTTCGAAGGCACGGCCTCCCGACTCAAGCCCGAAGTCTGGAAGGCGTTCCTCAGCCTCT GCTATGTGTTTCTGGTAACTTGGGTGACGGCCGTCGTGATGGTGATCGTCCACGATAAAGTTCCCGACATGAAGAAATATCCACCGCTGCCTGATCTTTTCCTCGACAACGTTCCCCACATACCGTGGGCATTCGACATGTGCGAAATCACCGGATCGATCCTCATGGCCATATGGATGGTCGTTTTGCTGTTTCATAAACACAG ATTCATTCTGCTGAGGCGTTTCTTCGCGCTGTCAGGTACCGTGTTCCTGCTCAGGTGCATCACCATGTTGATCACATCACTGAGTGTGCCTGGTGGACATCTCAAGTGTGCTCCGCGAAGCTATCCGTCGGACGTGGAGCTGTATTCGAATTGGAGCAGACGGCTAAGCCAAGCATACGCCATCTGGACGGGGGCCGGGATGTCTGTACGTGGTGTGAGGACGTGCGGTGATTATATGTTCTCCGGCCATACGGTGGCCCTGACGttgcttaattttttcattactgAAT ATACGTCGAGGAGTTTGTACGTTTTGCATATAGTAACGTGGTTGATGAATATGTTTGGCATATTTTTCATACTGGCCGCTCACGAGCACTACTCGATAGACGTGTTTATCGCGTTTTACATTACGTCTCGTCTGTTCTTGTACTATCACACCTTATCCAACAATCAAGCTCTCATGCAAGGGGACTCTCTGAG GACCCGGATATGGTTTCCGTTGTTGTCGTTTTTCGAAAGCGAAGTGGACGGAATAGTGCCGAACGAGTATGAAAGTCCGTTGACGCTTTTGTACGTGATGAAAGCGTGGATCGTACAGATGTTCCGTGACTTGAGCGAAACGTCCGTCGTACGATTTGCAG CGCAGCCGACAGATCGAATATGGAGAAGACGCAGGGCTATCGGAACGAATCGTCCGACAAGGATGTTCAAGCGTCCGTCGACGACTCGGTCCACCACCTTCACTATTGCACCGATGCTGGGTGTCAACTCGATAAAGTGTTTCACGTGTCGGCGAACGCCGACACGCTAA
- the LOC143915080 gene encoding zinc finger MYM-type protein 1-like, protein MHNKEVTANRYILSKLISAICFLAKQEQPLRGHFEHQESENRGNYIELLYLLSESDIKLKTHLDNSTVFTGLSNHIQNDLVSAISKVLLDEIKTEIRASKFVSIIVDESTDISRKAQLSTIFRYVDENNEIQERFVGFVDVSPNRTANALFQHIRETLEEFGCLDKLIAQTYDGAAVMSGEHNGVQRKIRDICPNSLFVHCYAHRLNLVLSQSVKHISGCKRFFSRMLSFSTFFCKSSRRISLLDCQIKKRFPTAAPTRWNYNSKILNMILEYQTELMEIFNQIINDEDEWDTDAVINAEVLHRYLKEFEFNFNLHLFSAIFNSADFLFEILQKKNL, encoded by the coding sequence atgcacaacaaagaagttactgcaaatagatacattttgtcgaaattaataagcgcgatctgttttttagcaaaacaagaacaacctttacgaggacattttgaacaccaggaatcggaaaatagagggaattatattgagttgctgtatctgttgagtgaatcagacataaaattgaaaactcatttagataactctacggtgtttactggactatcgaaccatatacaaaatgacttggtatccgcaatatcaaaagtcttgctagatgagattaaaactgaaatacgtgcatcaaaatttgtttccataattgtggacgaatctacagatatcagtcgcaaagctcagctatctactatttttagatatgtagatgaaaacaatgaaattcaggagagatttgttggatttgtcgatgttagtcccaatagaacagctaatgctctttttcagcacatacgcgagaccttggaagaatttggttgtttggacaaattaattgcacaaacgtacgatggagcggctgtaatgtccggggagcataatggagtgcaacgaaaaattcgagatatttgtcctaattctttatttgtccattgttacgctcacagattgaatttagttttgtcgcaatctgttaaacatatatccggatgcaaacgttttttcagccgtatgttgtcattttcaacttttttttgtaagtcttcaagaagaatttcccttctcgattgtcaaataaaaaaacgatttcccactgctgcccctacacgatggaactacaatagcaaaattttaaatatgatattagaatatcaaacagaattaatggaaatatttaatcaaataattaatgatgaagacgaatgggatactgatgctgtcataaatgctgaagtccttcatcgttatttaaaagagtttgaattcaatttcaatttgcatttattttctgcaatatttaattcggcagattttttatttgaaattttacaaaaaaaaaacctttga
- the Srp72 gene encoding signal recognition particle 72: MVASSGGVTALFSELHKYGLAGEYERALKTCNKIIQLIPDDAKALHCKVVCLIQLSSFKDALNLLNNSKYSSVTSVFHFEKAYVQYRLNFLKEALKTVDAAPELSPALKELRAQILYRLEQYQDCFKLYRDIVKNTNDEYEDERQTNMSAVNAYLTEKEMPGSQSWSKVTKYEIVYNAACREALQGRVPEAARLLQQAESAAEEYIKEDGGGDEELAEETAIIKVQRAYCLQMQGREKEASSLYQAVLKNKPSDQALVAIASNNLVVINKEANVFDSRKRMKAATQDGLEHKLTSRQRRSILYNQALLSVYSNQGELCRQLCTKLNKEFGLEKEAVLIESSCLARDGKLQQAVNLIMKRPELKLAAVHLLLSQGDRKGAIKMLESPELKFKPGIIGTLVTLYLADNNREAVTKLFEEAMGHFKGNKEGGSVEEAWRARHGGPGGPAGIRALARLVVANAGTDPSKALELAADLPPMKQSEGVVDVDTLETSNWMMGAKVVKKSTRQEQSPGTPRVEKKKKSSRKRKTKLPANVDLAVAPDPERWLPRYERTAFRKRRQRGPREVIKGSQGMTTSATDQYDMTKQQGNPTKSPRVVEKLPPQSEPGWQKNKQQKKKRKGGKW; this comes from the exons atgGTCGCCAGCAGCGGAGGAGTGACTGCTTTATTCAGTGAATTGCACAAATATGGCCTGGCCGGCGAATACGAGCGTGCTCTTAAAACATGCAACAAAA TAATACAATTGATACCGGATGATGCCAAAGCCTTGCACTGCAAGGTGGTGTGTTTGATTCAACTGTCCAGTTTTAAAGATGCGTTGAATTTGTTGAACAACTCCAAATATTCTTCGGTGACGTCtgtatttcattttgaaaaagcTTATGTGCAATACAGGCTGAACTTCCTGAAAGAAGCTCTGAAAACTGTCGACGCTGCACCGGAACTGTCTCCGGCTCTTAAAGAACTGAG AGCTCAAATATTATATCGCTTAGAGCAATATCAAGATTGTTTCAAACTATATCGCGACATCGTTAAAAATACCAACGATGAATACGAAGATGAACGGCAAACCAACATGTCAGCTGTGAATGCCTATCTTACCGAAAAAGAAATG CCTGGATCTCAATCTTGGTCCAAAGTCACAAAATATGAAATCGTTTATAATGCTGCGTGCCGTGAGGCTTTGCAAGGCCGCGTGCCGGAAGCTGCTCGCCTGCTTCAACAAGCCGAATCAGCAGCCGAGGAATATATCAAAGAAGACGGCGGCGGAGATGAAGAACTCGCCGAAGAAACTGCCATAATAAA AGTACAGAGAGCGTATTGTTTGCAAATGCAAGGAAGAGAGAAAGAAGCATCGTCATTATATCAAGCCgttttaaaaaacaaacctTCCGATCAAGCCTTAGTCGCCATAGCCAGTAACAATTTGGTGGTTATCAACAA ggAAGCAAACGTATTCGACTCGAGAAAGCGTATGAAAGCCGCTACCCAAGACGGTTTAGAACACAAATTAACATCGAGACAGAGGCGTTCCATTCTATACAATCAAGCCTTATTGTCCGTTTATTCAAATCAG GGCGAATTGTGTCGACAATTGTGCACGAAGCTTAACAAAGAATTCGGCTTGGAGAAGGAGGCTGTTCTGATCGAGTCGTCGTGTTTGGCACGAGACGGAAAACTACAGCAAGCTGTCAATCTGATCATGAAACGTCCCGAGTTGAAATTAGCAGCTGTGCATTTGCTACTTTCGCAG GGAGACCGCAAGGGTGCCATTAAAATGCTCGAAAGTCCCGAATTGAAGTTCAAACCTGGTATTATCGGCACGCTGGTCACACTCTACCTGGCTGATAACAATCGTGAGGCCGTTACAAAGTTGTTCGAAGAAGCGATGGGTCACTTCAAAGGAAACAAA GAAGGGGGATCAGTCGAAGAAGCGTGGCGTGCCAGGCATGGAGGTCCAGGTGGTCCTGCTGGAATACGAGCTCTCGCTAGACTCGTCGTCGCCAACGCTGGTACAGATCCTAGCAAAGCTCTGGAACTGGCCGCAGACTTACCGCCGATGAAACAATCTGAA ggTGTCGTTGATGTTGATACATTAGAAACGTCAAATTGGATGATGGGAGCTAAAGTTGTCAAGAAATCGACTCGCCAAGAACAATCTCCAGG AACACCGAGAGtggagaagaagaagaagagttCTCGGAAGCGTAAAACGAAACTGCCGGCAAATGTAGATCTTGCGGTAGCGCCCGATCCCGAAAG ATGGTTGCCGAGATATGAAAGGACAGCGTTCAGGAAGAGGCGTCAACGGGGCCCTCGTGAAGTGATCAAGGGCAGTCAGGGCATGACCACGAGCGCTACCGACCAATA CGATATGACGAAGCAACAGGGTAATCCCACTAAGAGTCCACGTGTTGTAGAAAAATTACCTCCGCAAAGTGAGCCTGGTTGGCAGAAAAATAAACAGCAGAAGAAGAAACGCAAGGGTGGAAAGTGGTAG